In Etheostoma spectabile isolate EspeVRDwgs_2016 chromosome 20, UIUC_Espe_1.0, whole genome shotgun sequence, the following are encoded in one genomic region:
- the plekhh1 gene encoding pleckstrin homology domain-containing family H member 1, with the protein MADVLEGGGGGSGAVRVASVDWQKRCMALEMQLLRFRLQAGKIRELLAEKMQELEQRVTEADQRAESAEKQIHVMEEKLKSANIQTSESESSLYRKYRDLSNQVEEKDAAIKRLEMQLEKQILVRAQEAKSIEEKAAKIKDWVTFKLKEMEQENQQLKMANLKQTEQIMLLQEKLQALLEKPASSGSPANSPALDTHLVPSSPLFPPSSPGTPPAQDDSWRQAGPRGAASNIKTLPTDVKRTPEQSSKLICFGDPGVHDAASQARSREGLSSPVSISGPEPPVGPEGQAGGSDRDNSSDELNSKFRSQCLHSSSSSSSSSSAYEMAHGSSSPESSLRISPRSPLLSCSPSTNNPFPNPSFHQSGASMTLPKVRTPLTPRDSIQLVKKHYSQPQPSLDRLHHLNVNIDITTPSSTSSTLKSTGTATSPFSQVVEETDIDDGLPDRMDGVVEGSGSEEPCRDGVSFVGLPEELERLDPPPTPPLHRFPSWESRIYAVAKSGMRVSEASPGARGPARGSNLPQYPAAGPFTQLIYKNINVPVYTTLKGKATQISSVPLPDDDSGSEDDSSSLASLRTSILSPDRKSSVPGSPRAVKRGVSMSSISSESDYAIPPDAYSLDSDYSEPEHKVQRTSSYSCESTGPEMLEKSGYLLKMGSQVKAWKRRWFILRNGEILYYKSPSDMIRKPQGQIELNTSCCIVRGEGAQTFQLITEKKTFYLTADSPNILEEWIRVLQNILKVQASSPVTVETTAKPTVRGWLTKVKHGHSKLVWCSMVGKVFYYYRNQEDKLPLGQLQMREASVQEVDRSCDSDEDYEAGSRGFLSSHCTLVVQPRDQSPTYLLIGTKQEKDTWLYHLTVAAGSCASFKVGTEYEQLIGKLLDAEGDPESALWKSEALSFCKEGLRSPLTTLPSEALQTEALKLFKSCQLFINVLVESPSIDYHTSLAQNALQVCLTHPELQNEMYCQLIKQTNRRTPHNYSLTQCWQLLSLCVALFLPQQHFLWYLRQYLQRNADPRSEVGKYAVYCQRSVERTLQNGEREAKPSRMEIVSILLRNPYHHSLPFSIPVHFMNNTYQVVGFDGSTTVEEFLSTLNQRIGVRKPQLSGFALFTDDPSGKDLEHCLQPSAKICDVISKWEQALKELHPGKNEGTRIVRLTYKSRLCIRSQVKGETERERLLLAYQVNDEVQQGHFPVNKELGLEVAALMAQVEHGDLERPAASSPTGSPQPKSQLILLQALERFYPKRYKQDCNSEQLRDLTERLATKWSMLRGCSVPECVRIYLTVARKWPLFGAKLFSAKPVPPSPVEQSQVWLAVNEDGLCVLDYTMHTLVTYSYQSVITFGGCLDDFMVVTSQQREPGVAKRSAEKLVFVMAKPKILELTLLMASYINHWNPSLPPASHQPVGHWDVDSKHFPAMNYTTKGPTLL; encoded by the exons AACAG ATTCACGTCATGGAAGAAAAGCTGAAGTCTGCAAACATACAAACCAGCGAATCAGAGAGCTCGTTGTACAGAAAGTATCGAGACCTGAGCAATCAGGTTGAAGAAAAAGATGCTGCAATAAAGAGATTGGAGATGCAGCTGGAAAAACAG ATCTTAGTCAGAGCCCAGGAAGCAAAAAGTATTGAGGAGAAGGCTGCCAAGATTAAAGACTGGGTCACCTTCAAACTTAAAGAG ATGGAGCAAGAGAACCAGCAGCTGAAAATGGCCAACCTGAAGCAGACGGAACAGATAATGTTGCTGCAGGAAAAACTACAAG CTCTCTTAGAGAAACCTGCATCCTCTGGATCCCCTGCCAACTCCCCTGCTCTAGATACCCACCTGGTGCCCAGCAGTCCACTGTTCCCTCCCAGCAGCCCCGGCACACCACCTGCCCAAGATGACAGCTGGAGACAAGCAGGTCCCCGGGGAGCCGCCTCTAACATCAAGACCTTGCCGACAG ATGTGAAAAGGACCCCTGAACAGTCCAGTAAATTGATTTGTTTTGGAGACCCTGGAGTCCATGATGCTGCCTCTCAGGCTCGGAGCAGGGAGGGCCTCAGCAGCCCTGTTTCCATCAGTGGCCCAGAACCCCCAGTGGGCCCAGAAGGTCAGGCAGggggttcagacagagacaacTCCTCCGATGAGCTCAACAGCAAGTTCCGCTCTCAGTGCCTTCACTCGTCCTCTTCCTCTTCGTCTTCATCCTCAGCCTACGAGATGGCCCATGGATCGAGCTCCCCAGAGTCGTCCCTCAGAATATCACCCAGAAGCCCGCTCCTGTCGTGCTCCCCCTCCACCAACAACCCCTTCCCCAATCCTTCTTTTCACCAGTCAGGCGCCAGCATGACGCTACCTAAAGTACGGACTCCGCTCACCCCCAGAGACAGCATCCAGCTGGTGAAGAAGCATTACAGCCAGCCGCAGCCCAGCCTGGACAGACTCCACCACCTCAACGTTAACATAGACATCACGACCCCATCCTCCACTTCCTCCACCCTCAAGAGCACAGGCACCGCCACCTCGCCCTTCTCGCAGGTTGTGGAGGAAACGGACATTGACGACGGGCTTCCTGACCGCATGGACGGGGTCGTGGAGGGTTCGGGATCAGAGGAGCCATGCCGGGACGGAGTCTCCTTTGTGGGACTTCCAGAGGAGCTGGAGCGGCTGGATCCACCACCAACGCCTCCTTTACACCGCTTCCCTTCATGG GAGAGTCGGATCTACGCTGTGGCAAAGTCAGGAATGAGAGTATCAGAGGCTAGTCCTGGAGCCAGGGGCCCAGCACGAG GGTCCAACTTACCCCAATATCCAGCGGCAGGTCCGTTTACCCAGCTGATCTATAAGAATATCAATGTACCAGTCTACACCACACTGAAAGGG AAAGCCACTCAGATCAGCAGCGTACCTCTGCCCGATGATGACTCCGGGTCTGAGGACGACAGCAGCTCTCTGGCCAGTTTACGGACCTCCATCCTGAGCCCGGACAGAAAGAGCAGCGTCCCGGGCAGCCCGCGTGCCGTCAAGAGAG GAGTGTCCATGTCCTCCATCAGCTCAGAGAGTGATTATGCAATTCCTCCCGATGCCTACTCCCTGGACAGTGACTACTCCGAACCGGAACACAAAGTCCAGCGAACCTCCTCCTATTCCTGTGAGAGCACTGGGCCT GAGATGCTGGAGAAGTCTGGGTACCTGCTGAAGATGGGCAGTCAGGTGAAAGCCTGGAAACGTCGCTGGTTCATCCTGAGGAATGGAGAGATCCTCTACTATAAATCTCCT AGTGACATGATCAGGAAACCTCAGGGTCAGATTGAACTGAACACATCCTGCTGTATAGTGCGTGGAGAAGGGGCGCAGACATTTCAA TTGATTACGGAGAAGAAGACCTTCTATCTGACTGCCGACTCACCCAACATCTTGGAGGAGTGGATCAGGGTTCTGCAGAACATACTTAAAGTCCAGGCCAGCAGCCCCGTTACCGTGGAGACCACCGCCAAGCCCACCGTGAGGGGTTGGCTTACAAAG GTCAAACATGGACACTCTAAGCTGGTGTGGTGTTCTATGGTTGGAAAGGTCTTCTACTACTACCGTAATCAGGAGGACAAG TTGCCTCTGGGTCAGCTGCAGATGCGGGAGGCCTCGGTACAGGAAGTGGATCGCTCCTGTGATTCGGATGAGGACTATGAGGCAGGCAGTCGAGGTTTCCTCTCCTCCCACTGCACCTTAGTGGTCCAACCAAGAGACCAGAGTCCTACATACCTGCTCATCGGCACCAAGCAGGAGAAG GATACATGGCTGTATCACTTGACTGTGGCAGCTGGCAGCTGTGCAAGCTTCAAAGTGGGCACAGAATACGAGCAGCTCATTGGTAAACTCCTTGATGCAGAGGGAGACCCAG aatcTGCCTTGTGGAAGAGTGAGGCCTTGAGCTTCTGTAAGGAGGGTCTGCGCTCGCCTCTCACCACTCTGCCCTCTGAAGCTCTGCAGACAGAAGCTCTCAAGCTCTTCAAG TCCTGTCAGCTCTTCATCAACGTGCTGGTTGAGTCTCCGTCTATTGACTACCACACCTCGCTGGCCCAGAATGCTTTGCAAGTGTGCCTGACCCACCCAGAGCTGCAGAATGAAATGTACTGTCAGCTTATCAAGCAGACCAACCGCCGGACACCACACAACTACTCCCTTACACAG TGCTGGCAGCTGTTGTCTCTGTGCGTGGCCCTGTTCCTTCCTCAACAACATTTCCTTTGGTACCTGAGACAGTACCTGCAACGCAACGCTGACCCAAG GAGTGAGGTGGGGAAGTATGCGGTGTACTGCCAGAGGTCTGTGGAGCGAACACTGCAGAACGGAGAGCGGGAGGCCAAACCTTCACGTATGGAGATCGTCTCCATCCTGCTGAGAAACCCCTACCACCATTCACTGCCATTCAGCATCCCAGTCCACTTCATGAACAACACCTACCAG gTGGTGGGTTTCGACGGCTCCACCACAGTGGAAGAGTTCCTCAGTACGCTGAACCAGAGGATCGGCGTGAGGAAGCCTCAGCTGTCTGGGTTTGCCCTCTTCACTGATGATCCATCAGGCAAAGACCTGGAGCACTGCCTGCAGCCGTCTGCCAAG ATCTGTGATGTCATTTCCAAGTGGGAGCAGGCCCTAAAAGAGCTGCATCCAGGGAAAAATGAGGGGACACGGATTGTGCGTCTAACATACAAAAGCAG gTTGTGTATCAGATCTCAAGTGAAAGGAGAGACGGAGCGAGAGCGCCTCCTGCTGGCGTACCAGGTCAATGATGAAGTTCAGCAAGGCCACTTCCCTGTGAACAAAGAACTGGGTCTTGAGGTGGCTGCCCTCATGGCACAG gttGAACATGGTGACTTGGAGAGACCAGCTGCCTCCTCTCCCACCGGCTCGCCTCAGCCTAAATCTCAGCTGATTCTCCTGCAGGCTTTAGAGCGCTTCTACCCCAAACGCTACAAGCAGGACTGCAACTCAGAGCAGCTCAG AGATCTTACTGAGCGTCTGGCCACTAAGTGGTCTATGCTACGTGGGTGCAGTGTACCCGAGTGTGTGAGAATATACCTAACTGTGGCTCGCAAATGGCCCCTGTTTGGAGCCAAACTCTTTAGTGCCAag CCGGTCCCCCCCTCTCCTGTTGAGCAGAGCCAGGTGTGGCTGGCAGTCAATGAAGATGGATTGTGTGTGCTGGACTATACAATG cacACGCTGGTCACATACTCCTACCAGTCTGTCATTACCTTCGGTGGTTGTCTTGACGATTTCATGGTGGTCACGAGCCAGCAGAGGGAGCCTGGAGTCGCGAAGAGGAGCGCGGAGAAGCTGGTCTTTGTGATGGCTAAACCAAAG ATCCTGGAGCTGACTTTGCTCATGGCCAGCTACATTAACCACTGGAACCCCAGCCTCCCGCCTGCCTCACACCAGCCTGTCGGCCACTGGGACGTGGACAGCAAGCACTTCCCTGCAATGAACTACACCACCAAGGGCCCCACACTACTGTGA